One window from the genome of Cricetulus griseus strain 17A/GY chromosome 2, alternate assembly CriGri-PICRH-1.0, whole genome shotgun sequence encodes:
- the Ahdc1 gene encoding AT-hook DNA-binding motif-containing protein 1 isoform X1: MWYGHLVLLLGLSLQDSDAIYPLGPYRLSKCSGPGFSHPHVSPGPARWPSEDKVRMRVKPQGLVVTSSAVCSSPDYLREPKYYPGGPPTPRPLLPTRPPASPPDKAFSTHTFSENPRPPPRRDPSTRRPPVLAKGDDLLPPRAARPVSQAHCPTPAPDSNSLHHWDNGRVNLRPVVQLIDIMKDLTRLSQDLQHSGVHLDCGGLRLSRPPAPPPGDLQYSFFSSPSLANSIRSPEERVTPHAKSERPSHPLYEPEPEPRDSPQPGQGHGPGATATATGLPPEPEPDGPDYSELADADILNELASLTCPEAQLLEAQALEPPSPQPEPQLLDPQPRFLDSQALEPLGEGLELPPLQPLADPLGLPSLTLQALDTLPDSLESQLLDPQALDPLPKLLDVPGRRLEPQQSLGHCQLAEPLRLDLCSPHGPPGPEGHPKYALRRTDRPKILCRRRKAGRGRKADSGPEGRLLPLPMPTGLAAALTEPPPLPPPPPPPALSGPGPVSELEAESSQTPVVPTRKGKCRGVRRMVVKMAKIPVSLGRRNKTTYKVSSLSSSLSVEGKELGLRVSTEPTPLLKMKNNGRNVVVVFPPGEMPIILKRKRGRPPKNLLLGPGKPKEPAVVAAEAATVAAATLAMPEVKKRRRRKQKLASPQPSYAADANDSKAEYSDVLAKLAFLNRQSQCAGRCSPPRCWTPSEPESVHQAPDTQSISQFLHRVQGFRRRGGKTGGFGGRGGGHAAKAARCSFSDFFEGIGKKKKVVPVAATGVVGPGLTELGHPRKRGRGEIDAVTGKPKRKRRSRKNGTLFPEQVPSGPGFGEAGAEWAGDKGGGWAPHHGHPGGQAGRNCGFQGTEARAFASTGLESGASGRGSYYAGAPSGQTELSQERQNLFTGYFRSLLDSDDSSDLLDFALSASRPESRKASGTYAGPPSSGLPAQRGLTTFPNRGAKASPVAVGSGGAGADPSFQPVLPSRQTFPPGRATSYGITPATSDCRAAETFPKLAPPPSAVARSPTTHPPANTYPPQYGGYGAGQSVFAPAKPFSGQDCANSKDCSFAYGSGNSLPASPSSAHSAGYAPPPAGGPCLPPSKASFFNSSEGGPFSGSAPTPLRCDSRASTVSPGGYMVPKGTTASAASAASSSSSSFQPSPENCRQFVGASQWPFRQGYGGLDWASEAFSQLYNPNFDCHVSEPNVILDISNYTPQKVKQQTAVSETFSESSSDSTQFNQPVGGGGFRRANSEASSSEGQSSLSSLEKLMMDWNEASSAPGYNWNQSVLFQSSSKPGRGRRKKVDLFEASHLGFSTSASATASGYPSKRSTGPRQPRGGRGSGACSAKKERGGTAAKAKFIPKPQPVNPLFQDSPDLGLDYYSGDSSMSPLPSQSRAFGVGERDPCDFMGPYSMNPSTPSDGTFGQGFHCDSPSLGAPELDGKHFPPLAHPPTVFDAGLQKAYSPTCSPTLGFKEELRPPPTKLTACEPLKHGLQGASLSHAAAAQAHLSCRDLPLGQPHYDSPSCKGTAYWYPPGSAARSPPYEGKVGSGLLADFLGRTEAVCLSAPHLASPPATPKADKEPLEMARPPGPPRGPAAATAGYGCPLLSDLTLSPVPRDSLLPLQDTAYRYPGFIPQAHPGLGGGPKSGFLGPMAEPHPEDTFTVTSL, encoded by the exons ATGTGGTATGGCCATCTTGTCCTGCTGTTGGGCCTCTCTCTCCAAGACAGTGATGCTATCTATCCTCTTGGACCCTATAGACTATCGAAGT GTTCTGGTCCTGGCTTCTCGCACCCTCATGTCAGCCCTGGCCCCGCCCGGTGGCCCTCGGAGGACAAGGTCAGGATGCGTGTGAAGCCCCAGGGCCTTGTGGTGACTTCCAGTGCAGTGTGCAGCTCTCCTGACTACCTCCGAGAGCCCAAGTACTACCCCGGTGGTCCCCCAACCCCCCGGCCCTTGCTTCCTACCCGACCTCCTGCCAGCCCACCTGACAAGGCCTTTTCTACCCACACCTTCTCTGAGAACCCACGCCCACCCCCACGCCGGGACCCTAGTACCCGGCGTCCACCAGTCCTTGCCAAAGGAGACGACCTGCTACCCCCTCGGGCAGCCCGGCCTGTCTCCCAGGCCCACTGTCCCACACCGGCCCCAGACAGCAACTCCCTCCACCACTGGGACAACGGCCGTGTGAACCTGCGTCCAGTGGTGCAGCTGATTGACATCATGAAGGACCTGACAAGGCTGTCCCAGGACCTGCAGCACAGTGGTGTGCATCTGGACTGTGGTGGGCTGAGACTGAGCCGCCCACCTGCCCCACCACCCGGTGACCTGCAGTACAGCTTCTTCTCCTCACCTAGCCTGGCCAACAGTATCCGAAGCCCTGAGGAGCGCGTCACACCTCACGCCAAGTCAGAGCGGCCCAGCCACCCCCTCTATGAACCTGAGCCTGAGCCCAGGGATAGTCCCCAGCCTGGCCAAGGCCATGGACCTGGAGCCACAGCTACAGCCACTGGTCTGCCCCCAGAGCCCGAGCCAGATGGGCCTGACTATTCCGAGCTAGCAGATGCCGATATCCTCAATGAACTGGCCTCCCTTACGTGTCCTGAGGCCCAGctcctggaggctcaggcccttGAGCCACCATCTCCGCAGCCGGAGCCACAGCTCCTAGACCCCCAGCCCCGCTTTCTAGACTCGCAGGCGCTAGAGCCTTTAGGTGAAGGTTTGGAGCTACCACCCCTGCAGCCTCTTGCTGATCCTCTggggctgccaagcctgactctGCAGGCCCTAGATACCCTACCTGACTCCTTGGAGTCCCAGCTCCTTGACCCCCAGGCCCTCGATCCCCTGCCCAAGTTGCTGGATGTCCCTGGTCGACGTCTAGAGCCCCAGCAGTCCCTGGGGCACTGCCAATTGGCTGAGCCCTTACGCCTAGACTTGTGCTCACCTCATGGTCCCCCTGGGCCTGAGGGCCACCCCAAGTACGCCTTGAGGCGAACTGATAGGCCAAAGATCCTGTGTCGACGGCGGAAAGCTGGAAGAGGGCGGAAGGCAGATTCAGGACCTGAAGGCCGCCTACTTCCCCTGCCCATGCCTACAGGGCTAGCAGCTGCCCTGACTGAGCCCCCGCCActgccaccacctccaccacctcctgCTCTGTCAGGCCCAGGCCCAGTTTCTGAGCTGGAGGCAGAGTCCTCTCAGACCCCAGTGGTCCCCACCCGCAAAGGCAAGTGCAGGGGTGTACGGCGCATGGTGGTGAAGATGGCCAAGATCCCTGTGTCCCTGGGGCGCAGGAATAAGACCACATACAAAGTTTCATCCTTGAGCAGCAGTCTGAGTGTGGAAGGCAAGGAGCTGGGCTTGCGGGTGTCGACAGAGCCCACCCCATTGCTGAAAATGAAGAACAATGGCCGGAATGTGGTGGTGGTCTTCCCGCCAGGTGAGATGCCCATTATCCTCAAGCGTAAGCGTGGCCGCCCTCCTAAGAACCTGCTGCTGGGTCCCGGCAAGCCGAAAGAGCCAGCAGTGGTAGCTGCTGAGGCTGCTACTGTCGCGGCGGCCACCTTGGCCATGCCAGAGGTGAAGAAACGGAGGCGACGAAAACAAAAGCTGGCATCTCCTCAGCCATCGTATGCAGCAGATGCCAATGACAGTAAGGCTGAGTACTCTGACGTCCTTGCCAAGCTGGCCTTTTTGAACCGCCAGAGCCAGTGTGCTGGGAGGTGCTCACCACCCCGCTGCTGGACTCCCAGTGAGCCTGAGTCAGTGCACCAGGCTCCAGACACCCAGAGCATCTCCCAATTCCTTCATCGTGTACAGGGCTTCCGGAGGCGAGGAGGCAAAACAGGAGGCTTTGGAGGCAGGGGTGGAGGTCATGCGGCCAAGGCAGCCCGCTGTTCCTTTAGTGACTTCTTTGAGGGCATTGGCAAGAAAAAGAAGGTGGTACCAGTGGCAGCTACTGGGGTTGTGGGTCCAGGTCTCACAGAGTTGGGGCACCCACGTAAAAGGGGCCGAGGGGAGATAGATGCTGTGACTGGGAAACCCAAGCGCAAGAGGCGGTCCCGAAAGAACGGGACTCTGTTCCCAGAGCAGGTGCCCAGTGGCCCAGGCTTTGGGGAGGCAGGTGCTGAGTGGGCTGGGGACAAGGGTGGTGGCTGGGCCCCTCACCATGGGCATCCAGGAGGGCAAGCTGGCCGAAACTGTGGGTTCCAAGGGACCGAGGCCCGGGCTTTTGCTTCCACTGGACTGGAGAGTGGGGCTTCAGGCCGTGGCAGCTACTATGCTGGTGCACCCTCAGGCCAGACGGAGCTCAGCCAGGAGCGCCAAAACCTCTTCACTGGCTATTTTCGCTCCCTGCTCGACTCGGATGACTCCTCTGACCTCTTGGACTTTGCCCTCTCAGCCTCTCGCCCAGAGTCCCGGAAGGCATCAGGCACCTATGCAGGGCCTCCCTCCAGTGGGCTGCCTGCTCAGCGGGGGCTTACCACCTTTCCAAACAGGGGAGCCAAAGCTAGCCCAGTGGCAGTGGGCAGCGGTGGAGCTGGGGCAGACCCCTCCTTCCAGCCTGTCCTGCCCTCCCGTCAGACCTTCCCACCAGGACGGGCAACAAGCTACGGGATAACCCCAGCCACTTCAGACTGCCGGGCAGCTGAGACCTTCCCAAAGCTGGCTCCCCCCCCTTCAGCCGTGGCCCGCTCACCCACAACCCACCCGCCTGCCAACACCTACCCACCTCAGTATGGTGGCTATGGGGCAGGACAAAGCGTTTTTGCCCCAGCAAAGCCCTTTTCAGGCCAGGACTGTGCTAACAGCAAGGACTGCAGCTTTGCCTATGGCAGCGGTAACAGCCTTCCTGCCTCACCCAGCAGCGCCCACAGTGCTGGCTATGCCCCACCCCCTGCTGGGGGCCCCTGCCTGCCACCCAGCAAGGCATCCTTCTTCAACAGCTCTGAGGGGGGCCCCTTCTCTGGGTCAGCTCCCACACCCTTGCGCTGTGACAGTCGAGCCAGCACGGTCTCACCCGGTGGCTATATGGTACCTAAGGGCACCACAGCTTCTGCAGCCTCTGccgcctcctcctcttcctcttcctttcagcCCTCACCTGAGAACTGTCGGCAGTTTGTGGGGGCTTCTCAGTGGCCTTTCCGGCAGGGGTATGGAGGCCTGGACTGGGCCTCGGAGGCCTTTAGTCAGCTCTACAATCCCAATTTTGACTGCCATGTCAGTGAGCCCAACGTGATCTTAGACATCTCGAACTACACGCCACAGAAGGTAAAGCAACAGACGGCCGTGTCTGAGACCTTTTCTGAGTCGTCCTCCGACAGCACCCAGTTCAATCAAccggttggtggtggtggttttcgGCGTGCCAACAGTGAGGCCTCAAGCAGTGAGGGCCAGTCGAGCTTGTCTAGCCTGGAGAAGCTCATGATGGACTGGAATGAAGCATCGTCTGCTCCCGGCTACAACTGGAACCAGAGTGTCCTCTTTCAGAGTAGCTCCAAGCCTGGCCGTGGACGGCGGAAGAAGGTGGACCTGTTCGAGGCCTCACATCTGGGCTTTTCAACATCTGCCTCGGCCACTGCCTCTGGCTACCCGTCCAAACGGAGCACCGGGCCCCGGCAGCCTCGGGGTGGCCGGGGTAGTGGGGCCTGCTCAGCCAAGAAGGAGCGAGGTGGTACAGCTGCTAAGGCCAAGTTCATCCCCAAGCCACAGCCAGTTAATCCACTGTTCCAGGACAGTCCAGACCTTGGCCTAGACTACTACAGCGGAGATAGCAGCATGTCACCACTGCCCTCCCAGTCAAGGGCCTTTGGTGTGGGAGAGCGCGACCCCTGTGACTTCATGGGACCCTACTCCATGAATCCATCTACACCTTCTGATGGCACTTTTGGCCAAGGCTTCCACTGTGACTCTCCCAGCCTCGGTGCTCCCGAGCTGGATGGCAAGCATTTCCCACCGCTGGCCCACCCGCCCACAGTGTTCGATGCTGGCCTGCAGAAGGCGTATTCACCCACCTGTTCCCCCACACTCGGCTTCAAGGAAGAGCTGCGGCCACCACCCACAAAGCTGACTGCATGTGAGCCCCTCAAGCATGGTCTTCAGGGGGCTAGCCTGAGCCATGCAGCtgcagcccaggcccacctgagCTGCCGGGACCTGCCGCTGGGCCAGCCTCACTATGATTCCCCTAGTTGCAAGGGTACAGCCTATTGGTACCCACCAGGTTCAGCTGCCCGTAGCCCACCCTATGAAGGCAAGGTGGGTTCAGGGCTGCTGGCTGACTTCCTGGGCAGGACGGAGGCTGTATGCCTCAGTGCCCCTCACCTGGCTAGCCCTCCAGCCACGCCCAAGGCCGACAAGGAGCCACTGGAGATGGCCCGGCCGCCAGGTCCACCCCGTGGCCCTGCTGCAGCCACTGCTGGCTATGGCTGCCCACTCCTTAGTGACTTAACCCTGTCCCCTGTGCCGAGGGACTCGCTGCTGCCCCTGCAGGACACTGCCTACAGGTATCCAGGCTTTATACCACAGGCGCATCCTGGCCTGGGTGGAGGCCCTAAGAGTGGCTTCCTGGGGCCCATGGCGGAACCTCACCCTGAGGACACATTCACCGTCACCTCCCTGTAG
- the Ahdc1 gene encoding AT-hook DNA-binding motif-containing protein 1 isoform X2 → MRVKPQGLVVTSSAVCSSPDYLREPKYYPGGPPTPRPLLPTRPPASPPDKAFSTHTFSENPRPPPRRDPSTRRPPVLAKGDDLLPPRAARPVSQAHCPTPAPDSNSLHHWDNGRVNLRPVVQLIDIMKDLTRLSQDLQHSGVHLDCGGLRLSRPPAPPPGDLQYSFFSSPSLANSIRSPEERVTPHAKSERPSHPLYEPEPEPRDSPQPGQGHGPGATATATGLPPEPEPDGPDYSELADADILNELASLTCPEAQLLEAQALEPPSPQPEPQLLDPQPRFLDSQALEPLGEGLELPPLQPLADPLGLPSLTLQALDTLPDSLESQLLDPQALDPLPKLLDVPGRRLEPQQSLGHCQLAEPLRLDLCSPHGPPGPEGHPKYALRRTDRPKILCRRRKAGRGRKADSGPEGRLLPLPMPTGLAAALTEPPPLPPPPPPPALSGPGPVSELEAESSQTPVVPTRKGKCRGVRRMVVKMAKIPVSLGRRNKTTYKVSSLSSSLSVEGKELGLRVSTEPTPLLKMKNNGRNVVVVFPPGEMPIILKRKRGRPPKNLLLGPGKPKEPAVVAAEAATVAAATLAMPEVKKRRRRKQKLASPQPSYAADANDSKAEYSDVLAKLAFLNRQSQCAGRCSPPRCWTPSEPESVHQAPDTQSISQFLHRVQGFRRRGGKTGGFGGRGGGHAAKAARCSFSDFFEGIGKKKKVVPVAATGVVGPGLTELGHPRKRGRGEIDAVTGKPKRKRRSRKNGTLFPEQVPSGPGFGEAGAEWAGDKGGGWAPHHGHPGGQAGRNCGFQGTEARAFASTGLESGASGRGSYYAGAPSGQTELSQERQNLFTGYFRSLLDSDDSSDLLDFALSASRPESRKASGTYAGPPSSGLPAQRGLTTFPNRGAKASPVAVGSGGAGADPSFQPVLPSRQTFPPGRATSYGITPATSDCRAAETFPKLAPPPSAVARSPTTHPPANTYPPQYGGYGAGQSVFAPAKPFSGQDCANSKDCSFAYGSGNSLPASPSSAHSAGYAPPPAGGPCLPPSKASFFNSSEGGPFSGSAPTPLRCDSRASTVSPGGYMVPKGTTASAASAASSSSSSFQPSPENCRQFVGASQWPFRQGYGGLDWASEAFSQLYNPNFDCHVSEPNVILDISNYTPQKVKQQTAVSETFSESSSDSTQFNQPVGGGGFRRANSEASSSEGQSSLSSLEKLMMDWNEASSAPGYNWNQSVLFQSSSKPGRGRRKKVDLFEASHLGFSTSASATASGYPSKRSTGPRQPRGGRGSGACSAKKERGGTAAKAKFIPKPQPVNPLFQDSPDLGLDYYSGDSSMSPLPSQSRAFGVGERDPCDFMGPYSMNPSTPSDGTFGQGFHCDSPSLGAPELDGKHFPPLAHPPTVFDAGLQKAYSPTCSPTLGFKEELRPPPTKLTACEPLKHGLQGASLSHAAAAQAHLSCRDLPLGQPHYDSPSCKGTAYWYPPGSAARSPPYEGKVGSGLLADFLGRTEAVCLSAPHLASPPATPKADKEPLEMARPPGPPRGPAAATAGYGCPLLSDLTLSPVPRDSLLPLQDTAYRYPGFIPQAHPGLGGGPKSGFLGPMAEPHPEDTFTVTSL, encoded by the coding sequence ATGCGTGTGAAGCCCCAGGGCCTTGTGGTGACTTCCAGTGCAGTGTGCAGCTCTCCTGACTACCTCCGAGAGCCCAAGTACTACCCCGGTGGTCCCCCAACCCCCCGGCCCTTGCTTCCTACCCGACCTCCTGCCAGCCCACCTGACAAGGCCTTTTCTACCCACACCTTCTCTGAGAACCCACGCCCACCCCCACGCCGGGACCCTAGTACCCGGCGTCCACCAGTCCTTGCCAAAGGAGACGACCTGCTACCCCCTCGGGCAGCCCGGCCTGTCTCCCAGGCCCACTGTCCCACACCGGCCCCAGACAGCAACTCCCTCCACCACTGGGACAACGGCCGTGTGAACCTGCGTCCAGTGGTGCAGCTGATTGACATCATGAAGGACCTGACAAGGCTGTCCCAGGACCTGCAGCACAGTGGTGTGCATCTGGACTGTGGTGGGCTGAGACTGAGCCGCCCACCTGCCCCACCACCCGGTGACCTGCAGTACAGCTTCTTCTCCTCACCTAGCCTGGCCAACAGTATCCGAAGCCCTGAGGAGCGCGTCACACCTCACGCCAAGTCAGAGCGGCCCAGCCACCCCCTCTATGAACCTGAGCCTGAGCCCAGGGATAGTCCCCAGCCTGGCCAAGGCCATGGACCTGGAGCCACAGCTACAGCCACTGGTCTGCCCCCAGAGCCCGAGCCAGATGGGCCTGACTATTCCGAGCTAGCAGATGCCGATATCCTCAATGAACTGGCCTCCCTTACGTGTCCTGAGGCCCAGctcctggaggctcaggcccttGAGCCACCATCTCCGCAGCCGGAGCCACAGCTCCTAGACCCCCAGCCCCGCTTTCTAGACTCGCAGGCGCTAGAGCCTTTAGGTGAAGGTTTGGAGCTACCACCCCTGCAGCCTCTTGCTGATCCTCTggggctgccaagcctgactctGCAGGCCCTAGATACCCTACCTGACTCCTTGGAGTCCCAGCTCCTTGACCCCCAGGCCCTCGATCCCCTGCCCAAGTTGCTGGATGTCCCTGGTCGACGTCTAGAGCCCCAGCAGTCCCTGGGGCACTGCCAATTGGCTGAGCCCTTACGCCTAGACTTGTGCTCACCTCATGGTCCCCCTGGGCCTGAGGGCCACCCCAAGTACGCCTTGAGGCGAACTGATAGGCCAAAGATCCTGTGTCGACGGCGGAAAGCTGGAAGAGGGCGGAAGGCAGATTCAGGACCTGAAGGCCGCCTACTTCCCCTGCCCATGCCTACAGGGCTAGCAGCTGCCCTGACTGAGCCCCCGCCActgccaccacctccaccacctcctgCTCTGTCAGGCCCAGGCCCAGTTTCTGAGCTGGAGGCAGAGTCCTCTCAGACCCCAGTGGTCCCCACCCGCAAAGGCAAGTGCAGGGGTGTACGGCGCATGGTGGTGAAGATGGCCAAGATCCCTGTGTCCCTGGGGCGCAGGAATAAGACCACATACAAAGTTTCATCCTTGAGCAGCAGTCTGAGTGTGGAAGGCAAGGAGCTGGGCTTGCGGGTGTCGACAGAGCCCACCCCATTGCTGAAAATGAAGAACAATGGCCGGAATGTGGTGGTGGTCTTCCCGCCAGGTGAGATGCCCATTATCCTCAAGCGTAAGCGTGGCCGCCCTCCTAAGAACCTGCTGCTGGGTCCCGGCAAGCCGAAAGAGCCAGCAGTGGTAGCTGCTGAGGCTGCTACTGTCGCGGCGGCCACCTTGGCCATGCCAGAGGTGAAGAAACGGAGGCGACGAAAACAAAAGCTGGCATCTCCTCAGCCATCGTATGCAGCAGATGCCAATGACAGTAAGGCTGAGTACTCTGACGTCCTTGCCAAGCTGGCCTTTTTGAACCGCCAGAGCCAGTGTGCTGGGAGGTGCTCACCACCCCGCTGCTGGACTCCCAGTGAGCCTGAGTCAGTGCACCAGGCTCCAGACACCCAGAGCATCTCCCAATTCCTTCATCGTGTACAGGGCTTCCGGAGGCGAGGAGGCAAAACAGGAGGCTTTGGAGGCAGGGGTGGAGGTCATGCGGCCAAGGCAGCCCGCTGTTCCTTTAGTGACTTCTTTGAGGGCATTGGCAAGAAAAAGAAGGTGGTACCAGTGGCAGCTACTGGGGTTGTGGGTCCAGGTCTCACAGAGTTGGGGCACCCACGTAAAAGGGGCCGAGGGGAGATAGATGCTGTGACTGGGAAACCCAAGCGCAAGAGGCGGTCCCGAAAGAACGGGACTCTGTTCCCAGAGCAGGTGCCCAGTGGCCCAGGCTTTGGGGAGGCAGGTGCTGAGTGGGCTGGGGACAAGGGTGGTGGCTGGGCCCCTCACCATGGGCATCCAGGAGGGCAAGCTGGCCGAAACTGTGGGTTCCAAGGGACCGAGGCCCGGGCTTTTGCTTCCACTGGACTGGAGAGTGGGGCTTCAGGCCGTGGCAGCTACTATGCTGGTGCACCCTCAGGCCAGACGGAGCTCAGCCAGGAGCGCCAAAACCTCTTCACTGGCTATTTTCGCTCCCTGCTCGACTCGGATGACTCCTCTGACCTCTTGGACTTTGCCCTCTCAGCCTCTCGCCCAGAGTCCCGGAAGGCATCAGGCACCTATGCAGGGCCTCCCTCCAGTGGGCTGCCTGCTCAGCGGGGGCTTACCACCTTTCCAAACAGGGGAGCCAAAGCTAGCCCAGTGGCAGTGGGCAGCGGTGGAGCTGGGGCAGACCCCTCCTTCCAGCCTGTCCTGCCCTCCCGTCAGACCTTCCCACCAGGACGGGCAACAAGCTACGGGATAACCCCAGCCACTTCAGACTGCCGGGCAGCTGAGACCTTCCCAAAGCTGGCTCCCCCCCCTTCAGCCGTGGCCCGCTCACCCACAACCCACCCGCCTGCCAACACCTACCCACCTCAGTATGGTGGCTATGGGGCAGGACAAAGCGTTTTTGCCCCAGCAAAGCCCTTTTCAGGCCAGGACTGTGCTAACAGCAAGGACTGCAGCTTTGCCTATGGCAGCGGTAACAGCCTTCCTGCCTCACCCAGCAGCGCCCACAGTGCTGGCTATGCCCCACCCCCTGCTGGGGGCCCCTGCCTGCCACCCAGCAAGGCATCCTTCTTCAACAGCTCTGAGGGGGGCCCCTTCTCTGGGTCAGCTCCCACACCCTTGCGCTGTGACAGTCGAGCCAGCACGGTCTCACCCGGTGGCTATATGGTACCTAAGGGCACCACAGCTTCTGCAGCCTCTGccgcctcctcctcttcctcttcctttcagcCCTCACCTGAGAACTGTCGGCAGTTTGTGGGGGCTTCTCAGTGGCCTTTCCGGCAGGGGTATGGAGGCCTGGACTGGGCCTCGGAGGCCTTTAGTCAGCTCTACAATCCCAATTTTGACTGCCATGTCAGTGAGCCCAACGTGATCTTAGACATCTCGAACTACACGCCACAGAAGGTAAAGCAACAGACGGCCGTGTCTGAGACCTTTTCTGAGTCGTCCTCCGACAGCACCCAGTTCAATCAAccggttggtggtggtggttttcgGCGTGCCAACAGTGAGGCCTCAAGCAGTGAGGGCCAGTCGAGCTTGTCTAGCCTGGAGAAGCTCATGATGGACTGGAATGAAGCATCGTCTGCTCCCGGCTACAACTGGAACCAGAGTGTCCTCTTTCAGAGTAGCTCCAAGCCTGGCCGTGGACGGCGGAAGAAGGTGGACCTGTTCGAGGCCTCACATCTGGGCTTTTCAACATCTGCCTCGGCCACTGCCTCTGGCTACCCGTCCAAACGGAGCACCGGGCCCCGGCAGCCTCGGGGTGGCCGGGGTAGTGGGGCCTGCTCAGCCAAGAAGGAGCGAGGTGGTACAGCTGCTAAGGCCAAGTTCATCCCCAAGCCACAGCCAGTTAATCCACTGTTCCAGGACAGTCCAGACCTTGGCCTAGACTACTACAGCGGAGATAGCAGCATGTCACCACTGCCCTCCCAGTCAAGGGCCTTTGGTGTGGGAGAGCGCGACCCCTGTGACTTCATGGGACCCTACTCCATGAATCCATCTACACCTTCTGATGGCACTTTTGGCCAAGGCTTCCACTGTGACTCTCCCAGCCTCGGTGCTCCCGAGCTGGATGGCAAGCATTTCCCACCGCTGGCCCACCCGCCCACAGTGTTCGATGCTGGCCTGCAGAAGGCGTATTCACCCACCTGTTCCCCCACACTCGGCTTCAAGGAAGAGCTGCGGCCACCACCCACAAAGCTGACTGCATGTGAGCCCCTCAAGCATGGTCTTCAGGGGGCTAGCCTGAGCCATGCAGCtgcagcccaggcccacctgagCTGCCGGGACCTGCCGCTGGGCCAGCCTCACTATGATTCCCCTAGTTGCAAGGGTACAGCCTATTGGTACCCACCAGGTTCAGCTGCCCGTAGCCCACCCTATGAAGGCAAGGTGGGTTCAGGGCTGCTGGCTGACTTCCTGGGCAGGACGGAGGCTGTATGCCTCAGTGCCCCTCACCTGGCTAGCCCTCCAGCCACGCCCAAGGCCGACAAGGAGCCACTGGAGATGGCCCGGCCGCCAGGTCCACCCCGTGGCCCTGCTGCAGCCACTGCTGGCTATGGCTGCCCACTCCTTAGTGACTTAACCCTGTCCCCTGTGCCGAGGGACTCGCTGCTGCCCCTGCAGGACACTGCCTACAGGTATCCAGGCTTTATACCACAGGCGCATCCTGGCCTGGGTGGAGGCCCTAAGAGTGGCTTCCTGGGGCCCATGGCGGAACCTCACCCTGAGGACACATTCACCGTCACCTCCCTGTAG